One stretch of Actinacidiphila sp. DG2A-62 DNA includes these proteins:
- a CDS encoding phage holin family protein — MKNFVVKTLANAGALGVAVWLIKDITLTGDSTWHKILALILVALVFGVVNWLVKPIVQVLSFPLFILTLGLITLVVNALMLLLTSWLAGKLSIDFHVSGFWTAVVGGLIVSIVSWALHVVLPDDE, encoded by the coding sequence ATGAAGAATTTCGTCGTCAAGACCTTGGCGAACGCCGGGGCGCTCGGTGTGGCCGTCTGGCTCATCAAGGACATCACCCTCACCGGCGACTCGACCTGGCACAAGATCCTGGCCCTGATCCTCGTCGCCCTGGTCTTCGGCGTCGTCAACTGGCTGGTCAAGCCCATCGTCCAGGTGCTGTCCTTCCCGCTGTTCATCCTGACCCTCGGCCTGATCACGCTGGTGGTCAACGCCCTGATGCTGCTGCTGACCTCGTGGCTCGCGGGCAAGCTCAGCATCGACTTCCACGTGTCGGGCTTCTGGACCGCGGTGGTCGGCGGCCTGATCGTCAGCATCGTCTCGTGGGCGCTGCACGTCGTGCTCCCGGACGACGAGTGA
- a CDS encoding cystathionine gamma-lyase, with the protein MSAGHASAGTTGDSTRSVHAGQPPARAYEPSLPGPVFVSHYHLPGEAAGPYLYGRDENPTWERLEQAIAELERPGGAGESEGAGGGEGAGGGEGGEGGEAVTLAFASGMAAVSAVLLSQVRAGQAVVLPSDCYQTTRALRERLESYGVEVRLAPTAGDAQLDVLDGAALLWLETPSNPELDVCDIRRLSEAAHAAGALVAVDNTLATPLGQRPLELGADFSVSSGTKALSGHGDLLLGYVTVRDPRLAAGVRAWRKTVGAIPGPMEAWLAHRSLATLALRVDRQSANALALANALLDRPEVTGVRHPGLPTDPSHAVAAAQMRRFGSVVSFTLPDQAHAERFLGALRLTVEATSFGSVQSTAERRARWGGDAVPPGFVRFSVGIEDAADIVADVLQALDAAAR; encoded by the coding sequence GTGAGCGCGGGACACGCGAGCGCGGGGACCACCGGCGACAGCACCCGCAGCGTGCACGCCGGCCAGCCGCCGGCCAGGGCGTACGAGCCGTCGCTGCCCGGTCCGGTCTTCGTCTCGCACTACCACCTGCCCGGCGAGGCCGCCGGGCCGTATCTCTACGGCCGGGACGAGAACCCGACCTGGGAGCGGCTGGAGCAGGCGATCGCCGAGCTGGAACGGCCGGGGGGCGCGGGCGAGAGCGAGGGCGCCGGGGGCGGCGAGGGTGCCGGGGGCGGCGAAGGCGGCGAAGGCGGCGAGGCCGTCACGCTCGCGTTCGCCTCGGGGATGGCCGCGGTCTCCGCCGTGCTGCTGTCCCAGGTGCGCGCGGGCCAGGCGGTGGTGCTGCCGTCGGACTGCTACCAGACCACCCGCGCGCTGCGCGAGCGGCTGGAGTCGTACGGCGTCGAGGTGCGGCTGGCGCCCACCGCGGGCGACGCGCAGCTCGACGTGCTGGACGGCGCGGCGCTGCTGTGGCTGGAGACTCCGTCCAACCCCGAGCTGGACGTGTGCGACATCCGGCGGCTGAGCGAGGCGGCCCACGCGGCGGGCGCGCTGGTCGCGGTGGACAACACGCTGGCCACGCCGCTCGGACAGCGCCCGCTGGAGCTGGGCGCGGACTTCTCCGTCTCCAGCGGCACCAAGGCGCTGTCCGGCCACGGCGACCTGCTGCTCGGCTACGTGACCGTGCGCGACCCGCGCCTGGCCGCGGGCGTGCGGGCGTGGCGCAAGACGGTCGGCGCGATCCCCGGACCGATGGAGGCATGGCTCGCGCACCGCTCGCTGGCCACGCTCGCGCTACGGGTGGACCGGCAGTCGGCCAACGCGCTGGCGCTGGCGAACGCGCTGCTGGACCGCCCCGAGGTGACCGGCGTACGCCACCCCGGGCTGCCGACCGACCCCTCGCACGCGGTCGCCGCCGCGCAGATGCGCCGCTTCGGCAGCGTGGTGTCCTTCACGCTGCCCGACCAGGCGCACGCGGAACGCTTCCTGGGCGCGCTGCGGCTGACCGTGGAGGCGACCAGTTTCGGCAGCGTGCAGTCGACCGCCGAGCGGCGGGCCCGCTGGGGCGGCGACGCGGTCCCGCCGGGGTTCGTACGGTTCTCGGTCGGCATCGAGGATGCGGCCGACATCGTGGCGGACGTGCTCCAGGCGCTGGACGCGGCGGCGCGGTAG
- a CDS encoding NUDIX hydrolase, whose product MPHQDLHPGPRNARAGRAAATATAAEARASAGPGSASGTRPVVKRTARAIVLDGDQLLLIKRTKPGMAPYWLTPGGGVEDDDPSVLAALHREIDEELGGKVVDTVPAFVDTVEHIADDGSHGVKVQYFFACRLESMDLARRHGPEVEEPVGTYEVVRVPFTRVGIASVDIVPLTLRHYLDANIEGVLGLLGPDLD is encoded by the coding sequence ATGCCCCACCAGGACCTGCACCCCGGCCCCAGGAACGCCCGCGCCGGACGCGCCGCGGCGACCGCGACCGCTGCCGAGGCACGCGCGAGCGCCGGGCCCGGCTCCGCGTCCGGGACCCGCCCCGTGGTCAAGCGGACCGCCCGCGCGATCGTCCTCGACGGCGACCAGCTCCTGCTGATCAAGCGCACCAAGCCGGGCATGGCGCCGTACTGGCTCACCCCCGGCGGCGGCGTGGAGGACGACGACCCGAGCGTCCTGGCCGCGCTGCACCGGGAGATCGACGAGGAGTTGGGCGGCAAGGTCGTCGACACCGTCCCGGCCTTCGTGGACACCGTCGAGCACATCGCGGACGACGGCTCGCACGGCGTGAAGGTGCAGTACTTCTTCGCCTGCCGGTTGGAGTCGATGGACCTGGCCCGGCGGCACGGCCCGGAGGTCGAGGAGCCGGTCGGCACGTACGAGGTGGTGCGGGTGCCCTTCACCCGCGTCGGCATCGCCTCCGTGGACATCGTCCCGCTCACGCTGCGGCACTACCTCGACGCGAACATCGAGGGCGTGCTCGGGCTGCTCGGCCCGGACCTGGACTGA
- a CDS encoding MarR family winged helix-turn-helix transcriptional regulator, with product MSESTDSAAAMATATAAATGPATATAATTAAGATGATGVTDVSFLLQHTAHVLTTRMTTALAEIGMSPRAHCVLAHAAAAERTQAQIAELSDLDKTTMVVTVDLLERAGLAERVPSATDRRARIIRLTAAGRDAVAAGQRIVDQVHADVLGALPTEERGPFVAALTRLAAGHLSTPVDSPATAPGVRRPRQARV from the coding sequence ATGAGCGAGAGCACCGACAGCGCAGCCGCCATGGCCACGGCGACCGCGGCAGCGACGGGGCCGGCGACCGCGACCGCCGCGACGACCGCGGCCGGGGCGACCGGGGCGACCGGCGTCACGGACGTCTCCTTCCTGCTCCAGCACACCGCGCACGTGCTCACCACGCGGATGACCACCGCACTCGCCGAGATCGGCATGTCGCCGCGCGCCCACTGCGTGCTCGCGCACGCCGCGGCGGCCGAGCGGACGCAGGCGCAGATCGCGGAGCTGTCCGACCTGGACAAGACGACGATGGTGGTCACCGTCGACCTGCTGGAGCGCGCCGGGCTGGCCGAGCGGGTGCCCTCGGCGACCGACCGCCGGGCCCGGATCATCCGGCTGACCGCCGCCGGCCGGGACGCCGTCGCCGCAGGTCAGCGGATTGTCGACCAGGTGCACGCGGACGTGCTCGGCGCCCTGCCGACCGAGGAGCGCGGTCCCTTCGTCGCGGCGCTGACCCGGCTGGCCGCCGGCCACCTCTCGACTCCCGTCGACTCCCCCGCGACCGCCCCCGGCGTGCGCCGCCCCCGCCAGGCCCGGGTCTGA